A stretch of the Pelmatolapia mariae isolate MD_Pm_ZW linkage group LG23, Pm_UMD_F_2, whole genome shotgun sequence genome encodes the following:
- the LOC135932323 gene encoding adhesion G-protein coupled receptor G7-like, producing MEGKTLTVSASVLMNGLVRHAQKLTSPADLELLATSTQILTSNPEELTAENVTAAAEIANTLLLSANATESVRVAAVATVSQLLNTTVPDGTEENNTTLGLTVTLDQLSVNLSLSLNASQSQVVQPNLVVQSAQIPAANTQGVQFTSLRGTSGSFVADRIQLNTNATQVVVENGFRADALIYVQFPRGEGVRSRQTDSNVSLGFVLYQNDRFFRSKLYTRRRATIRVLSASIRGQEPNVVPQHVEMLFRPRVINGTSLYDFSCVFWNYSQKDWSTNGCSKGNTSDGLMRCFCNHTTNFAALWSYRENYEYAEALGVISIVGLSLSILGLVVTIIYHIKENFFRKSRGLQSNLNSKLALLCIYLSLLAFIITFLSGVQNSSRQNDTEVQIHDQTNDLLNSDEHIEPDRGSCTAVAALLHFLLMATFMWNSVYSTQLVLLVRSMRRSLPTHWTPLSVTLGWGVPACFMVITLGVSYRVDNPLGYRQEEFCWLAALDKNKQFNFGKPMFWAFLLPIGLILIYNIVLLVLTSMTTCKVDPKLSSNKKSSLSRKFLISLSLAVLLGLSWTLGYFVLLSSEKTHLVFSILFYICTTTQGLQIFLLFTARTRAFRASMSRSMQYISSVNIPLNNTKYNLWKKWNTWNMSQSETYRDLSGTEMTTSETL from the exons ATGGAGGGGAAAACGCTAACGGTGTCTGCCTCTGTCCTGATGAATGGACTGGTGAGACATGCTCAGAAG CTGACCAGTCCAGCTGATTTAGAGTTGCTGGCAACCAGCACTCAGATTCTGACATCCAACCCAGAAGAGCTGACGGCCGAAAATGTTACAGCAGCAGCTGAGATCGCTAACACACTGCTGTTGTCTGCAAACGCCACAGAG AGTGTCAGAGTGGCTGCAGTAGCAACAGTGAGTCAGCTGCTGAACACCACTGTACCAGATGGCACAGAGGAAAACAACACAACTCTGGG GCTGACGGTGACTCTGGACCAGCTCTCTGTGAACCTCAGCCTCAGTCTCAATGCATCTCAATCTCAGGTGGTTCAGCCAAACCTGGTGGTCCAGTCGGCACAGATCCCTGCTGCAAACACTCAGGGAGTCCAGTTCACTTCTCTTAGAG GGACGTCTGGCAGTTTTGTAGCTGACAGAATTCAGCTGAACACAAATGCAACACAGGTTGTGGTGGAAAACGGTTTCAGAGCCGATGCCCTCATTTATGTACAATTCCCTCGAG GCGAAGGTGTTAGAAGTCGTCAGACAGACTCAAACGTCTCTCTGGGTTTCGTTCTCTATCAGAACGATCGTTTCTTCCGTTCAAAACTCTACACGAGGCGACGGGCCACCATCAGGGTCCTGTCAGCCAGCATCAGAGGGCAGGAACCCAACGTGGTGCCACAACATGTGGAGATGCTATTCAGGCCAAGA gTGATTAATGGGACGTCTCTGTACGACttctcttgtgttttctggaaCTACAGTCAGAAGGACTGGAGCACCAATGGCTGCTCTAAAGGAAACACTTCAGATGGACTCATGAGATGTTTCTGTAACCACACCACCAACTTTGCTGCTCTCTGG tcataCAGAGAGAACTACGAGTATGCAGAAGCTCTGGGTGTGATCTCCATTGTGGGACTTTCTCTTTCTATTCTAGGTTTGGTTGTGACGATCATTTatcacattaaagaaaa CTTCTTCAGGAAGTCTCGTGGGCTACAAAGTAACCTGAATTCAAAGCTGGCTCTGCTGTGCATCTACCTAAGCCTGCTGGCCTTCATCATCACCTTCCTCTCTGGAGTCCAAAACTCCAGCAGACAGAACGACACTGAGGTGCAGATTCACGATCAGACCAACGACCTCCTGAACTCTGATGAACACATAGAACCGGACCGCGGCTCTTGTACGGCTGTAGCGGCTCTGCTGCACTTCCTCCTGATGGCCACCTTCATGTGGAACAGTGTATACAGCACTCAGCTGGTGCTGCTGGTCCGGTCAATGCGCCGCAGCCTGCCAACGCACTGGACTCCACTGAGTGTGACTCTGGGATGGG GAGTGCCAGCATGTTTCATGGTCATCACACTGGGGGTGAGCTACAGGGTGGACAATCCGCTGGGATACAGACAAGAGGAATT TTGTTGGCTGGCAGCGTTGGATAAGAACAAACAGTTCAACTTTGGGAAGCCAATGTTTTGGGCTTTCCTTCTTCCTATCGGCCTGATCCTGATTTACAACATTGTCCTGTTGGTTCTCACCTCCATGACCACATGCAAAGTTGATCCCAAACTGAGCAG CAACAAGAAGTCATCTTTAAGCAGGAAGTTCCTCATCAGTTTATCTCTGGCGGTGTTACTCGGTCTGTCCTGGACTCTGGGATATTTCGTGCTGCTCAGTTCAGAAAAAACACACCTGGTCTTCAGCATTTTGTTCTACATCTGTACAACCACACAG ggtTTACAAATTTTCCTCCTCTTCACAGCCCGAACACGGGCCTTCAGAGCCTCCATGTCAC